One segment of Nocardia farcinica DNA contains the following:
- a CDS encoding 50S ribosomal protein L25/general stress protein Ctc, with translation MSDANLLEASVRTEFGKGAARRTRRAGNVPAVLYGHQSEPQHLSLNAQAFAAILREHGTNAVLNLDIEGKKQLALTKSVVVHPIRRYIEHADLLIVKRGEKVTADVAVTVTGDAAPGTLVTQEATTISIEAEALNLPEAIEVSVEDAEIGTQITAGSIALPQGVTLASDPELLVVNVIAAPAAEPAPGEEAAEGEGESAE, from the coding sequence ATGTCCGACGCCAACCTTCTCGAAGCGTCCGTCCGTACCGAGTTCGGCAAGGGCGCCGCGCGCCGCACCCGCCGCGCGGGCAACGTGCCCGCCGTGCTGTACGGCCACCAGTCCGAGCCGCAGCACCTGTCGCTGAACGCCCAGGCCTTCGCCGCCATCCTGCGTGAGCACGGCACCAACGCGGTGCTGAACCTCGACATCGAGGGCAAGAAGCAGCTGGCGCTCACCAAGTCGGTTGTCGTGCACCCGATCCGCCGCTACATCGAGCACGCCGACCTGCTGATCGTCAAGCGTGGCGAGAAGGTCACCGCCGACGTCGCGGTCACCGTCACCGGCGATGCCGCCCCCGGCACCCTGGTCACCCAGGAAGCCACCACCATCTCCATCGAGGCCGAGGCGCTGAACCTGCCCGAGGCCATCGAGGTCTCCGTCGAGGACGCCGAGATCGGCACCCAGATCACCGCGGGCTCGATCGCGCTGCCGCAGGGTGTCACCCTGGCGAGCGACCCCGAGCTGCTGGTCGTCAACGTGATCGCCGCGCCCGCCGCCGAGCCCGCCCCGGGTGAGGAAGCGGCCGAGGGCGAGGGCGAGAGCGCCGAATAA
- the pth gene encoding aminoacyl-tRNA hydrolase, which produces MTGPSTGPALVVGLGNPGSEYERTRHNVGFLVADVLAERVGDRFAVHKKSGADLLQARLDGRQVLIAKPRSYMNLSGRPVAALARFFSVPPTEVIVVHDELDLPFGAVRLKRGGGEGGHNGLRSISSALTTKDYLRTRIGIGRPPGRQYPADFVLKPFAAAERKEVPVIVEQAADAVELLLRVGLEAAQNQLH; this is translated from the coding sequence ATGACCGGTCCTTCGACCGGGCCCGCGCTCGTGGTCGGCCTGGGCAACCCGGGCTCGGAATACGAGCGCACCCGGCACAATGTCGGTTTTCTGGTCGCCGACGTGCTCGCCGAGCGCGTCGGCGACCGTTTTGCCGTGCACAAGAAGTCCGGCGCGGACCTGCTGCAGGCCCGGCTGGACGGGCGGCAGGTGCTCATCGCCAAGCCGCGTTCCTACATGAACCTGTCCGGTCGGCCGGTCGCGGCGCTGGCCCGGTTCTTCTCGGTGCCGCCGACCGAGGTCATCGTCGTGCACGACGAACTGGATCTGCCGTTCGGTGCCGTGCGGCTCAAGCGCGGCGGCGGCGAGGGCGGTCACAACGGGCTGCGCTCCATCTCCAGCGCGCTCACCACCAAGGACTACCTGCGCACCCGCATCGGCATCGGCCGCCCCCCGGGTCGGCAGTACCCGGCCGACTTCGTGCTCAAGCCGTTCGCGGCCGCCGAGCGCAAGGAGGTGCCGGTGATCGTGGAGCAGGCCGCCGACGCGGTGGAGCTGCTGCTGCGCGTCGGTCTCGAGGCCGCGCAGAACCAATTGCACTGA
- a CDS encoding pyridoxamine 5'-phosphate oxidase family protein — protein MPDTEPTVHLDPRFSSPDATPPTWSAVRDALDAAALFWLSTVRRDGRPHVVPLPAVLHDGALHFCTGEQEQKAVNLAADPRCALSHGNGRDDEGLDVVVEGTAVPVTDRARLETLAQLWKTKLDWDFEATDRGFREVHGSGEAVVFALTPVKVLAFAKGESYSQTAYRF, from the coding sequence GTGCCCGACACCGAACCGACCGTCCACCTGGATCCGCGTTTCAGCAGCCCGGACGCCACGCCGCCGACCTGGTCGGCCGTGCGCGACGCGCTCGACGCGGCCGCGCTGTTCTGGCTGTCCACGGTGCGCCGGGACGGGCGGCCGCACGTCGTTCCGCTGCCCGCGGTGCTGCACGACGGCGCCCTGCACTTCTGCACCGGCGAGCAGGAACAGAAGGCGGTGAACCTGGCGGCCGACCCGCGCTGCGCGCTGAGTCACGGCAACGGCCGCGACGACGAGGGCCTCGACGTCGTGGTCGAGGGCACCGCCGTCCCCGTCACCGACCGCGCCCGCCTGGAGACGCTGGCACAGCTGTGGAAGACGAAGCTGGACTGGGATTTCGAAGCCACCGACCGCGGCTTCCGCGAGGTCCACGGCAGCGGCGAGGCGGTGGTCTTCGCGCTCACCCCGGTCAAGGTGCTGGCCTTCGCCAAGGGCGAGTCCTACAGCCAGACCGCTTACCGGTTCTGA
- a CDS encoding fatty acyl-AMP ligase — protein sequence MSRFTEEMYATARTSARGLVTGEPDAPVRQTWGEIHRIARCMAGALAEAGIGHGDAVGVLAGMPVDIAPACQAVWMRGGSITMLHQPTPRTDLVVWARDTETVLRMIEARAVVLGAPFEAAEPLLRERGITVVRIDRMREGADTDPLPTTEDDVALQQLTSGSTGSPKAVRITHGNFYVNAYAMFDRVKFQLDSDVMISWLPLFHDMGMVGFLSVPMQFGAEVVCVTPLDFLRRPLLWAELISKYRGTVTAAPNFAYSLLARRLQQAEEGSLDLSSVRYMWNGAEPVDPDTMEALAVAGKRFGLSPLALTPVYGMAETTLAVSIPDPDRGQVLDLVDADLLEALGKAVPVTPHGHHGTIRRLPTLGYLVDELEGRVVDADRQPLPTRSVGVIELRGPAVTAGYVTVDGFRPAQDADGWLDTGDIGYFTEEGLVVVCGRIKDVIIMGGRNIFPTDIERAAMRVSGVRPGNAVAVRLDAGQKRESFAVVVESNDHQNAEAVKRMERDIAHAVFAEVGVRPRTVAVLGPGALPKTSSGKLRRAATAAHLR from the coding sequence TTGAGCAGGTTCACCGAGGAGATGTACGCGACCGCCCGGACCTCCGCGCGCGGGCTGGTGACGGGCGAGCCGGACGCGCCGGTGCGGCAGACGTGGGGTGAGATCCATCGGATCGCGCGGTGCATGGCCGGTGCGCTCGCCGAGGCGGGGATCGGGCACGGCGACGCGGTGGGGGTACTGGCCGGGATGCCGGTCGACATCGCGCCGGCCTGTCAGGCGGTGTGGATGCGCGGCGGGTCGATCACGATGCTGCACCAGCCCACCCCGCGGACCGATCTGGTGGTGTGGGCCCGCGACACCGAGACGGTGTTGCGCATGATCGAAGCGCGGGCGGTGGTGCTCGGTGCCCCGTTCGAGGCGGCCGAACCGCTGCTGCGCGAGCGCGGCATCACGGTGGTGCGCATCGACCGCATGCGCGAGGGCGCCGACACCGATCCGCTGCCCACCACCGAGGACGACGTCGCGTTGCAGCAGCTGACCTCGGGCTCGACCGGCTCGCCGAAGGCGGTGCGGATCACGCACGGCAACTTCTACGTCAACGCCTACGCCATGTTCGACCGGGTGAAGTTCCAGCTCGACAGCGATGTGATGATCAGCTGGCTGCCGCTGTTCCACGACATGGGCATGGTCGGATTCCTCAGCGTGCCCATGCAATTCGGCGCCGAGGTGGTGTGCGTGACGCCGTTGGACTTCCTGCGCAGGCCGCTGCTGTGGGCCGAGCTGATCAGCAAGTATCGCGGGACCGTCACGGCCGCACCGAATTTCGCGTACTCGCTGCTGGCGCGGCGGTTGCAGCAGGCCGAGGAAGGCTCGCTGGATCTGAGCAGCGTTCGCTACATGTGGAACGGCGCCGAACCGGTGGATCCGGACACCATGGAGGCACTGGCGGTGGCGGGCAAGCGATTCGGGCTCAGCCCGCTGGCGCTGACGCCGGTCTACGGGATGGCCGAGACGACACTGGCCGTCTCCATCCCCGACCCGGACCGGGGCCAGGTGCTCGATCTGGTCGACGCCGACCTGCTCGAGGCGCTCGGTAAGGCGGTGCCGGTCACCCCGCACGGCCACCACGGCACGATCCGCAGGCTGCCCACGCTCGGCTACCTCGTCGACGAGTTGGAGGGCCGGGTGGTCGACGCCGACCGCCAGCCGTTACCGACCCGCTCGGTCGGGGTGATCGAACTGCGCGGGCCCGCGGTCACCGCCGGGTACGTCACGGTCGACGGGTTCCGGCCCGCCCAGGACGCCGACGGCTGGCTCGACACCGGCGACATCGGCTACTTCACCGAGGAGGGGCTGGTGGTGGTCTGCGGCCGGATCAAGGACGTGATCATCATGGGCGGCCGCAACATCTTCCCCACCGACATCGAGCGCGCCGCCATGCGGGTGTCCGGGGTGCGGCCGGGCAACGCGGTGGCGGTGCGGCTGGACGCCGGACAGAAGCGGGAGAGCTTCGCCGTGGTGGTCGAATCCAACGATCACCAGAACGCCGAGGCGGTGAAGCGGATGGAGCGCGACATCGCGCACGCGGTGTTCGCCGAGGTGGGCGTGCGGCCGCGCACGGTCGCGGTGCTGGGGCCGGGCGCGCTGCCGAAGACCTCCTCGGGCAAATTGCGCCGCGCCGCCACCGCCGCGCACCTGCGATGA
- a CDS encoding PLD nuclease N-terminal domain-containing protein — protein sequence MTTVLWAGAGLSDCVQDDMDCMPGFWAFLVALVLVCLVGVVWAAATLTTTIEICCTRIPWTHRLAWLLAVWFLPLVGPIAWFRRNPGQAEPDTARSAFHGPPRR from the coding sequence GTGACGACGGTGCTGTGGGCGGGAGCCGGACTCAGCGATTGCGTGCAGGACGACATGGACTGCATGCCGGGGTTCTGGGCCTTCCTCGTGGCGCTCGTCCTCGTCTGCCTGGTCGGTGTGGTGTGGGCCGCCGCGACACTCACCACCACCATCGAGATCTGCTGCACGCGCATCCCCTGGACGCACCGCCTCGCCTGGCTCCTCGCCGTCTGGTTCCTCCCCCTGGTCGGCCCGATCGCCTGGTTCCGTCGGAATCCCGGCCAGGCGGAGCCGGACACCGCGAGGTCGGCGTTCCATGGTCCGCCACGCCGGTGA
- a CDS encoding ribonuclease Z: MSQRELVVLGTASQVPTRQRNHNGYLLRWGREGVLFDPGEGTQRQMAFAGVAATDITRIALTHFHGDHCLGLPGIVQRINLDRVAHPVDAYYPASGQEYFDRLCSASSFYRRVDLRTHPIAGPGPLDAPDAPFTIEAVALSHPVEAFGYRLTEPAGVRMLPDRLAALGIRGSRIGELQRTGSLLVDGRTVTVAEVSEPRPGQSFAFVMDTRLCPGVAELAAGVDMLVIEATFLDADAHLAEEYGHLTAGQAARVAADADVRTLVLTHFSQRYRTLDDHRAEAEKHFSGEVVVAEDLHRIPLPPRR; encoded by the coding sequence ATGTCGCAGCGGGAACTGGTCGTGCTCGGCACCGCGAGCCAGGTGCCGACCAGGCAGCGCAATCACAACGGCTACCTGCTGCGCTGGGGACGCGAGGGCGTGCTGTTCGATCCGGGCGAGGGCACCCAGCGGCAGATGGCCTTCGCCGGCGTGGCCGCCACCGACATCACCCGCATCGCCCTGACCCACTTCCACGGCGACCACTGTCTCGGTCTGCCCGGCATCGTGCAGCGCATCAACCTCGACCGCGTCGCACACCCCGTCGACGCCTACTATCCGGCCTCCGGCCAGGAGTACTTCGACCGGCTGTGCTCGGCCAGCTCGTTCTACCGCCGGGTCGACCTGCGCACGCATCCGATCGCCGGGCCCGGCCCGCTGGACGCACCCGACGCCCCGTTCACGATCGAAGCCGTCGCGCTCTCGCACCCCGTCGAAGCGTTCGGGTACCGGTTGACCGAACCCGCCGGGGTGCGCATGCTGCCCGACCGGCTCGCCGCGCTCGGCATCCGCGGATCCCGCATCGGCGAGTTGCAACGCACCGGCAGTCTGCTGGTCGACGGCCGCACGGTGACCGTGGCCGAGGTCAGCGAGCCGCGTCCCGGCCAGAGTTTCGCCTTCGTCATGGACACCCGTCTGTGCCCCGGCGTCGCGGAGCTGGCCGCCGGCGTCGACATGCTCGTCATCGAGGCCACCTTCCTCGACGCCGACGCCCACCTGGCCGAGGAATACGGCCACCTCACCGCGGGCCAGGCCGCCCGCGTCGCCGCCGACGCCGACGTCCGCACCCTCGTGCTGACCCACTTCTCCCAGCGCTACCGCACCCTCGACGACCACCGCGCCGAAGCCGAAAAACACTTCTCGGGCGAGGTGGTGGTCGCCGAAGACCTCCACCGAATCCCCCTCCCCCCACGGCGGTGA
- a CDS encoding aminotransferase class V-fold PLP-dependent enzyme, giving the protein MLDDTRVRADTPGLAADPDLVFLDSAGSSLPPRVVLDTQVAHLRRETEIGGYRAAAERLDDLAGVKTAIGELINADPDCVALSDSASRAWADFFYSVPLRPGDRVLISGADYASNAIAALQRARATGAVVEQIPSDDTGQLDLDALERMVDERVALVSLLHVPTNGGLVNPAAEATKIAHSAGAMVLLDACQSAGQLPLDVAELGVDALSATGRKWLRGPRGTGFLYVRPELATTMEPQRLDLHSAAWTGPQDYELAPDARRFEFWECDVAARLGLGAAVRYLLDLGPADVYAAIAERAGHLREAFAALPRVTVRDNGVRRGGIVSFTVDGVPATEVRDRLAAQNITVTVSFAGSTLLDMSARGLDAVVRASPHCFVGFDELDRFVRAVAEL; this is encoded by the coding sequence ATGCTGGACGACACACGCGTGCGGGCCGACACCCCCGGGCTGGCCGCCGACCCCGACCTGGTCTTCCTCGACAGCGCCGGCTCCTCGCTCCCGCCGCGGGTGGTGCTGGACACCCAGGTCGCGCACCTGCGCCGGGAAACCGAGATCGGCGGCTACCGCGCCGCCGCCGAACGCCTCGACGACCTGGCCGGGGTGAAGACCGCGATCGGCGAGCTGATCAACGCCGACCCGGATTGCGTGGCGCTCAGCGACAGCGCCAGCCGCGCCTGGGCGGACTTCTTCTACTCGGTGCCGTTGCGTCCCGGCGACCGCGTGCTGATCAGCGGCGCCGACTACGCCAGCAACGCGATCGCCGCGCTGCAGCGAGCCCGCGCCACCGGCGCCGTCGTGGAGCAGATCCCCAGCGACGACACCGGCCAGCTGGACCTGGACGCGCTGGAGCGGATGGTCGACGAGCGGGTCGCGCTGGTCTCACTGCTGCATGTGCCGACCAACGGTGGGCTGGTGAACCCCGCCGCCGAGGCGACGAAGATCGCGCACTCGGCGGGCGCGATGGTGCTGCTGGACGCCTGCCAGTCGGCCGGGCAGCTGCCCCTCGACGTCGCCGAGCTCGGTGTCGACGCGCTCTCGGCGACCGGCCGCAAGTGGTTGCGCGGCCCGCGGGGCACCGGATTCCTCTATGTCCGACCGGAATTGGCGACGACGATGGAACCGCAGCGGCTGGACCTGCACAGCGCCGCCTGGACCGGCCCGCAGGACTACGAACTCGCACCCGACGCCCGCCGCTTCGAATTCTGGGAGTGCGATGTCGCCGCCCGGCTCGGCCTGGGTGCGGCGGTGCGCTACCTGCTCGACCTCGGCCCGGCCGACGTGTACGCCGCGATCGCCGAGCGGGCCGGGCACCTGCGCGAGGCGTTCGCCGCGCTGCCGCGGGTCACGGTGCGCGACAACGGCGTCCGTCGCGGCGGCATCGTCTCCTTCACCGTCGACGGCGTGCCCGCCACCGAGGTGCGCGACCGGCTGGCCGCGCAGAACATCACCGTCACCGTGAGCTTCGCCGGGTCCACGTTGCTGGACATGAGCGCCCGCGGGCTCGACGCCGTGGTGCGCGCCTCACCGCACTGCTTCGTCGGCTTCGACGAGCTGGACCGGTTCGTCCGCGCGGTCGCGGAGCTGTAG
- the egtA gene encoding ergothioneine biosynthesis glutamate--cysteine ligase EgtA — protein sequence MAVTLEQQGSTGRVDPATLSSRAAAEAFVGGVCFKLGPPALIGAELEWLTVQGGPSASATVAAPRPQLSALAAALGPHAPRSIAPDSPALPLPGGSRITVEPGGQIELSSAPYAEAAELCARLREDAIVLREMLAAAAIRPLALAADADRRAKRLLRSPRYRAMEQSFAGIGPFGKLMMCNTAATQVSVDAGTDPAEVRARWTALYTMGPALVAAFACSPALRGAPPGRWASQRMRTWLRLDTLRTRPPVADWADPITGYARWALDVPLLCVRSVDGTTTCAGDPGENWTAPPGATFADWMAGALDDEIGRRPDPADLAYHLTTLFPPVRPSGHLEVRYLDAQPGEDWTVPIHTFDALLAHPAVVAEATALAAPLADQWSQAARCGLADGVVRTVAAELLDLAAAHARTPEAGAELDRAARRCRAGRTPTEEPARVHS from the coding sequence ATGGCGGTCACACTCGAACAGCAGGGGTCCACCGGCCGGGTCGATCCCGCGACGTTGTCCTCCCGCGCGGCCGCCGAGGCCTTCGTCGGCGGCGTGTGTTTCAAGCTCGGGCCACCCGCGTTGATCGGCGCCGAACTCGAGTGGCTCACCGTGCAGGGTGGGCCGTCGGCGTCCGCCACCGTTGCGGCACCACGTCCGCAACTGTCCGCCCTAGCCGCCGCCCTCGGACCGCACGCCCCGCGGTCCATCGCCCCCGACTCGCCCGCGCTGCCGCTGCCCGGCGGCAGCAGGATCACCGTCGAACCCGGTGGTCAGATCGAATTGTCCAGCGCGCCGTATGCCGAGGCCGCCGAACTGTGCGCCCGCCTGCGCGAAGACGCGATCGTGCTGCGCGAGATGCTGGCCGCCGCCGCGATCCGGCCGCTCGCCCTCGCCGCCGACGCCGACCGCCGCGCCAAACGCCTGCTCCGCTCGCCCCGATACCGGGCGATGGAGCAGTCCTTCGCCGGCATCGGCCCGTTCGGCAAGCTGATGATGTGCAATACGGCCGCCACGCAGGTCAGCGTGGACGCCGGGACCGACCCCGCCGAGGTCCGGGCCCGCTGGACCGCCCTGTACACGATGGGCCCCGCACTGGTCGCCGCGTTCGCCTGCTCACCGGCGCTGCGCGGCGCGCCGCCGGGGCGGTGGGCCTCCCAGCGGATGCGGACCTGGCTGCGCCTGGACACCCTGCGTACCCGGCCACCGGTCGCGGACTGGGCGGACCCGATCACCGGCTACGCGCGGTGGGCGCTGGACGTGCCGCTGTTGTGCGTGCGCTCGGTCGACGGCACGACGACCTGCGCCGGTGACCCGGGCGAGAACTGGACCGCGCCGCCGGGCGCGACCTTCGCCGACTGGATGGCGGGCGCGCTGGACGACGAGATCGGCCGCCGCCCCGATCCTGCCGATCTCGCCTACCACCTGACCACCTTGTTCCCGCCGGTCCGCCCGTCCGGGCATCTCGAGGTGCGCTACCTCGACGCCCAGCCGGGGGAGGACTGGACGGTGCCGATCCACACCTTCGACGCCCTGCTCGCGCACCCGGCCGTGGTCGCCGAGGCGACCGCGCTGGCCGCGCCGCTGGCCGACCAGTGGTCCCAGGCCGCGCGCTGCGGGCTCGCCGACGGCGTCGTGCGCACCGTCGCCGCCGAACTGCTCGACCTGGCGGCCGCGCATGCCCGCACGCCCGAGGCGGGCGCCGAGCTCGACCGCGCCGCGCGCCGCTGCCGGGCCGGGCGCACCCCCACCGAGGAACCCGCGCGCGTGCATTCCTGA
- the egtB gene encoding ergothioneine biosynthesis protein EgtB, protein MTKSFAPSDHSATDRLRERIAEVLTTARARTTALTAAVDEADLVAQHSPLMSPLVWDLAHIGNQEELWLVRDVGGREPVRADIDELYDAFKHARKDRPALPLLNPAEARGYVGTVREKVWDVLERSALRGSRLVEDGFAFGMIAQHEQQHDETMLATHQLRAGEPVLSAAAPPPARVRVSGEVIVPGGEFTMGTSADPWALDNERPAHPVHVPAFAIDAAPVTNEQYLAFLEDGGYERPELWSERGWAHRVSAGLTAPRFWERDGDGRWWRRVFGVLSPVRPRQPVVHVCWFEAEAYARWAGKRLPTEAEWEKAARFDPVTGGSRRYPWGEDEPDDTRANLGQRHLEPAEVGAYPAGVSATGAHQLIGDVWEWTSSGFDPYPGFRAFPYREYSEVFFGGDYRVLRGGSFGTDPVACRGTFRNWDHPIRRQIFAGFRLARDLRADER, encoded by the coding sequence GTGACGAAGTCCTTCGCCCCCTCCGACCATTCCGCCACCGACCGGCTGCGCGAGCGGATCGCCGAGGTGCTCACCACCGCCCGAGCCCGCACCACCGCCCTCACCGCGGCCGTCGACGAGGCCGATCTCGTCGCCCAGCACTCGCCGCTGATGAGCCCGCTGGTCTGGGATCTCGCGCACATCGGCAATCAGGAGGAGCTGTGGCTGGTGCGCGATGTGGGTGGGCGTGAGCCGGTGCGCGCCGACATCGACGAGCTCTACGACGCGTTCAAACACGCGCGCAAGGACCGCCCGGCCCTGCCGTTGCTGAATCCCGCCGAAGCCCGCGGTTACGTCGGCACGGTGCGGGAGAAGGTGTGGGACGTGCTCGAGCGCAGCGCGCTGCGCGGCAGCAGGCTGGTCGAGGACGGCTTCGCCTTCGGCATGATCGCCCAGCACGAACAGCAACACGACGAGACCATGCTGGCCACCCACCAACTGCGCGCCGGCGAGCCGGTGCTGTCGGCCGCCGCGCCGCCGCCCGCCCGCGTCCGGGTGAGCGGCGAGGTGATCGTGCCCGGCGGCGAATTCACCATGGGCACCTCCGCCGACCCGTGGGCGCTGGACAACGAACGGCCCGCGCACCCGGTGCACGTGCCCGCCTTCGCCATCGACGCCGCGCCGGTGACGAACGAGCAGTACCTCGCGTTCCTCGAGGACGGCGGCTACGAACGGCCCGAGCTGTGGTCCGAACGCGGCTGGGCGCACCGGGTCTCGGCCGGTCTCACCGCGCCCCGGTTCTGGGAGCGCGACGGTGACGGTCGATGGTGGCGCCGGGTGTTCGGCGTGTTGTCGCCGGTGCGGCCGCGGCAGCCGGTGGTGCACGTGTGCTGGTTCGAGGCCGAGGCGTATGCCAGGTGGGCGGGCAAACGGCTGCCCACCGAGGCCGAATGGGAGAAGGCGGCGCGGTTCGATCCGGTGACCGGCGGCTCGCGCCGCTACCCGTGGGGCGAGGACGAACCCGACGACACCAGAGCCAATCTCGGGCAACGTCACCTCGAGCCCGCCGAGGTCGGCGCCTATCCCGCGGGCGTCTCCGCCACCGGCGCGCACCAGCTGATCGGCGATGTCTGGGAGTGGACGTCCTCGGGCTTCGATCCCTACCCCGGCTTCCGCGCCTTCCCCTACCGCGAGTACTCCGAGGTTTTCTTCGGTGGTGACTACCGGGTGCTGCGCGGCGGCTCGTTCGGCACCGACCCGGTCGCCTGCCGCGGCACCTTCCGCAACTGGGACCACCCGATCCGCAGGCAGATCTTCGCCGGATTCCGGCTCGCGCGCGACCTGCGAGCGGACGAACGCTGA
- the egtC gene encoding ergothioneine biosynthesis protein EgtC — MCRHLGYVGAPVAVGELLTRGTHSLREQSWAPREMRGGGTINADGFGAAWWRPATDGVAVSRYRNREPIWSDPAVTEVLGQLVSPAVLGSVRSATVGMPIERSACAPFTTGRWAFSHNGVVPRWRQVLSAVSADLDVAATRSGATRLFETARLLDAEAATDAATLWVLLADLIASAESGGYGDDPETAVRLLVEAVLRHEPAARLNFLLCDGTRLLATTVYHSLSALVTDEFAILSSEPYDDDPRWQPIPDHCLVRAEPGRLAVEPLTGVPAAHTERPLA; from the coding sequence ATGTGCCGTCATCTCGGCTACGTGGGTGCGCCGGTCGCCGTCGGCGAACTGCTCACCCGGGGCACGCATTCGCTGCGCGAGCAGTCCTGGGCGCCGCGGGAGATGCGCGGCGGCGGCACCATCAACGCCGACGGTTTCGGCGCGGCGTGGTGGCGCCCCGCCACCGACGGCGTGGCCGTGAGCCGCTATCGCAACCGGGAACCGATCTGGAGCGACCCGGCGGTGACCGAAGTGCTCGGCCAGCTGGTCTCCCCGGCCGTACTGGGTTCGGTGCGGTCGGCGACGGTCGGTATGCCCATCGAGCGCAGCGCCTGCGCACCGTTCACCACCGGCCGCTGGGCATTCAGCCACAACGGTGTGGTGCCGCGCTGGCGGCAGGTGCTCAGCGCGGTCTCCGCCGACCTGGACGTGGCGGCGACCCGTTCGGGGGCGACGCGGCTGTTCGAGACGGCTCGCCTGCTCGACGCCGAGGCGGCGACCGACGCCGCCACGCTGTGGGTGCTGCTGGCCGACCTGATCGCCTCCGCCGAATCCGGCGGGTACGGCGACGACCCCGAGACCGCCGTGCGGCTGCTGGTCGAAGCGGTGCTGCGGCACGAACCGGCCGCGCGGCTGAACTTCCTGCTCTGCGACGGCACCCGGCTGCTCGCCACCACCGTCTACCACTCGCTGTCGGCGCTGGTCACCGACGAGTTCGCGATCCTGTCCTCCGAGCCCTACGACGACGACCCGCGCTGGCAGCCGATCCCCGATCACTGCCTGGTCCGGGCGGAGCCGGGCCGGCTCGCCGTCGAACCACTCACCGGCGTCCCCGCCGCGCACACCGAAAGGCCGCTCGCATGA
- the egtD gene encoding L-histidine N(alpha)-methyltransferase has product MTAPTLEVHLTDADLTAALRADAERGLTAQPKSLPPKWFYDARGSELFERITELPEYYPTRTERALLERVVDEIARLAQAEILVELGAGSAAKTRLLLHALTGAGPLRTYVPQDVSSAALRAAAAEVAADFPGLAVHGVVSDFTDTLHNLPRGGRRMIAFLGGTIGNLVPAERAEFLTGIHDVLEPGERLLLGAGLVIDPAVLVPAYDDAAGVTAEFNRNVLHVLNHRLRADFVPEDFAHVALWDAEHEWIEMRLAATRDMTVTVADLGLTVSFARGEQMRTEISAKFRVPGLSAELAAAGFRAEQVWTDPDERFALVLATRV; this is encoded by the coding sequence ATGACCGCACCGACCCTGGAAGTGCACCTCACCGACGCCGATCTCACCGCCGCGTTGCGCGCCGACGCCGAACGCGGCCTCACCGCACAGCCGAAATCGTTGCCGCCCAAGTGGTTCTACGATGCCCGCGGCAGCGAGCTGTTCGAACGGATCACCGAGCTGCCGGAGTACTACCCGACCCGCACCGAGCGGGCACTGCTCGAGCGCGTCGTCGACGAGATCGCCCGGCTCGCGCAGGCCGAGATCCTGGTGGAACTCGGGGCAGGCTCGGCGGCCAAGACCCGGCTGCTGCTGCACGCGCTCACCGGCGCCGGACCGCTGCGCACCTACGTGCCGCAGGACGTGTCCTCGGCGGCGCTGCGGGCCGCGGCGGCGGAGGTGGCCGCCGACTTCCCCGGCCTGGCCGTGCACGGGGTGGTCAGCGACTTCACCGACACCCTGCACAACCTGCCGCGCGGCGGCAGACGGATGATCGCCTTCCTCGGCGGCACCATCGGCAATCTCGTCCCCGCCGAACGCGCCGAATTCCTGACCGGCATCCACGACGTGCTCGAACCGGGGGAGCGGCTGCTGCTCGGCGCGGGCCTGGTGATCGACCCGGCCGTGCTCGTGCCCGCCTACGACGACGCCGCCGGCGTCACCGCCGAGTTCAACCGCAACGTGCTGCACGTGCTCAACCACCGGCTGCGCGCCGACTTCGTGCCCGAGGACTTCGCGCACGTCGCGCTGTGGGACGCCGAGCACGAGTGGATCGAGATGCGGCTGGCGGCGACCCGCGACATGACGGTCACCGTCGCCGACCTCGGGCTCACGGTGTCGTTCGCCCGCGGCGAGCAGATGCGCACCGAGATCTCCGCCAAGTTCCGCGTCCCCGGCCTGTCGGCCGAGCTGGCGGCCGCCGGATTCCGTGCCGAACAGGTGTGGACCGACCCCGACGAGCGGTTCGCGCTGGTACTCGCGACGCGGGTGTGA